A DNA window from Impatiens glandulifera chromosome 7, dImpGla2.1, whole genome shotgun sequence contains the following coding sequences:
- the LOC124944613 gene encoding 30S ribosomal protein S13, chloroplastic yields the protein MAQALFMPLAPSLSLVCNPTGRTLNSVSFPISTAPTKVNGLSIKCVRVGGVEIPNNKRVEYSIQYIHGIGRNNARQILFDIGMENKITKELSEEELNILRENVSKYMIEGDLRRFNALNIRRMKEIQCYRGVRHIQGLPCRGQRTKNNCRTLKGKKVAIPGKKKAPR from the exons ATGGCGCAAGCACTGTTCATGCCTCTTGCTCCTTCACTCTCTCTCGTCTGCAATCCCACAGGAAGAACCCTCAATTCTGTTTCTTTCCCCATTTCAACTGCGCCCACCAAG GTTAATGGTTTGAGCATCAAATGCGTTCGTGTGGGAGGTGTTGAGATTCCCAACAACAAACGGGTAGAGTACTCAATTCAGTACATACATGGGATCGGTCGCAACAACGCGCGTCAAATCCTCTTCGACATCGGCATGGAAAACAAAATAACCAAGGAGCTTTCCGAGGAGGAACTCAATATTCTCCGTGAAAACGTCTCCAAATACATGATTGAAGGAGACCTT AGGAGATTCAATGCGCTTAACATTAGGAGGATGAAGGAGATACAATGCTACAGAGGTGTTCGTCACATTCAGGGGCTGCCGTGTagaggacaacggacgaagaaCAATTGCAGGACATTGAAGGGTAAGAAAGTGGCGATTCCAGGGAAGAAAAAGGCTCCCCGTTAG